A genomic region of Rhipicephalus sanguineus isolate Rsan-2018 chromosome 3, BIME_Rsan_1.4, whole genome shotgun sequence contains the following coding sequences:
- the LOC125757744 gene encoding uncharacterized protein LOC125757744: MKHDLWFWDGNSCTEWNFHRGNCMYVLQDHELKSKAACLETCKPPSANDTEEAQLPAVCRAARSAPCSTAKMRFPFFAARKPGGGFKCVEASAERLQRRLCLAPGNIFASIKACNATCKRGGSEKN; the protein is encoded by the exons ATGAAGCACGACCTGTGGTTCTGGGACGGCAACAGCTGCACCGAGTGGAACTTCCACCGCGGCAACTGCATGTATGTCTTGCag GACCACGAGCTCAAGAGCAAGGCCGCGTGCCTCGAGACCTGCAAGCCGCCGTCCGCAAACGACACCGAAGAGGCGCAGCTCCCGGCCGTGTGCAGGGCCGCAAGATCTGCGCCCTGCTCCACCGCCAAGATGCGCTTCCCGTTCTTCGCGGCGCGCAAACCCGGCGGCGGCTTCAAGTGCGTCGAAGCGAGCGCCGAGCGCCTGCAGCGCCGGCTATGTCTCGCCCCCGGCAACATCTTCGCCTCGATCAAAGCGTGCAACGCAACGTGCAAGCGCGGCGGCAGCGAAAAAAATTGA
- the LOC119386261 gene encoding uncharacterized protein LOC119386261 — protein sequence MAVNQGMPGASNGRVVPRMSPVIRVHASNAQSLHEQSLSLLPRIMFGSALFCACVMLVIITGAISNWPSQSELEGEDASPPAVHDSRAAVATDGPIQGAKVTASALEGKAKRRRAKSNRPTPFIKANCDRFSFTYCSGGGARRHYYDWTIGTCVSTPHAGPLLCNRGRNRFASLEHCRRSCMARKPPSRQCSMPASFTVCSRGIETPLVAFALCHP from the exons ATGGCCGTCAATCAAGGAATGCCAGGAGCGAGCAACGGTCGTGTTGTGCCCAGAATGTCCCCCGTCATCCGCGTCCATGCGTCCAACGCACAGTCGCTCCATGAACAGTCTTTAAGCCTTCTGCCAAGGATTATGTTCGGTAGCGCTCTGTTCTGTGCCTGCGTCATGCTCGTGATCATCACGGGGGCGATCAGCAACTGGCCCTCGCAGAGCGAGCTTGAAGGAGAAGATGCCAGCCCACCGGCGGTCCACGACAGCCGAGCCGCCGTGGCCACCGACGGCCCGATACAAGGCGCGAAGGTCACGGCATCGGCATTGGAAGGCAAGGCAAAACGACGTCGCGCCAAAAGCAACCGACCAACGCCGTTCATCAAAGCG AACTGCGACCGGTTCTCGTTCACCTATTGTTCCGGAGGCGGAGCTCGGCGGCACTACTACGACTGGACCATCGGAACGTGCGTATCCACTCCGCATGCCGGACCACTGTTGTGCAACCGAGGACGCAACCGGTTCGCTTCTCTTGAGCACTGCCGGCGCAGCTGCATGGCAAGAAAGCCCCCTTCCAGGCAGTGTTCCATGCCGGCGTCTTTCACTGTTTGCTCGAG AGGAATCGAGACCCCGCTTGTGGCATTTGCATTATGTCATCCCTGA